The following is a genomic window from Alphaproteobacteria bacterium.
TCTATATCTCCTAATCTTATTGCAACAGGTTGGGGATGTTGATGTCGATGGGCTGGTATCATTTATAGCTCTATTATATATTATAAAGTTATTATTTTTTATTATAGTTAACTGGTAAAGCATAAAGTTCTAATCGGTGGTCAACCAATTCATATCCCATTTTTCTTGCTATTTTTTCTTTTAATTTTTCTAAATCTTCATCATAAAATTCCATAACTCCACCTGTCGAAAGATCAATTAAATGATCATGGTGTTGCGCAGACCTTTTTTCATATCGAGATCGTCCATCTCGAAAATCATGCTTTTCCAAAATATTATATTCTTCAAATAATTTTAAAGTACGATAAATAGTTGCCATACTTATTCTTTTATCAATTTGGCTAACCCGGTGAAATAATGTTCCAACATCCGGATGATCTTCAGATTCAGAAAGAACATGAGCGATAATTTTACGAGGTTTGGTCATGGTCAAAGATTTTTCTAAAGCCAAATGTTCAATTTGTGACATGGCTTTATTATTCTTTGTTTCATTCCTTATATGTATTTTTTTTTGGGTCATCTTTAATGTTATTATCAACGATATCTTGAAGACTCTTCAAGAGTAATTTTTTCCAAAAATAGAACAAAATGGTTTATAGTAAAATCAAATAATTAAAATATACTATTTATGTTCTTTTGTATTCTAAAGATTTGGGGTTTAAGTGGAAGATTTTATGGCTGTATCTCCTGGCAATTCTCCTGTATCAAAAGGAAAAGATATTCTATGTTCACGAAATTTATCCCATAAGGCAAGCATAACCTCACCCCGAACGTTGGTTACACCATTATGGGGATCATTAATCCAAAATTGCAAATTAAGGTTAACATATTTTTCACCAAACCCTATAACATAACATTGAGGTTTGGGTTGACGCAAAGCTCTAGAACAACTTGCTGCACAGGCGATTGCTTGTTCAATGACCTGATGAAGATCTGATTTACCTGCAACAGGAAAAGGTACTTCTACCCTTAAAAGCTTATCTGTATAAGACCAATTGATCACAGGTCTTGTAACCAAATCTTCGTTGGGAATTAGAATTTCTTTACCACGTCTTGTCCGAATAGCAACATAACGCGCCCCTAAAGAGCTAATTAAACCAAAACTATCCCCAACCTCAATAATATCGCCAGGTTTAATTGATTTATCGAGCAATAAAATAAATCCACTAACAAGATTTGAAACAAGTTTTTGTAACCCCAAACCTATACCCACACCAACCGCACCTGAAAACACGGCCAATGTTGTTAGATCTAATCCCACATAACTTAATGTAAAAACAAAGGCAAAGATAACTAAAACAACTTTAACTAATTTACCAATTAAGACTTGAACTGTAGGTGCGAGAGTTGTTAATTTTTGAATACGTTTTTGAAGTATTTCTGAAATCACTGTTGCAAACCAAAGTAAGCAACCTAAAGATATAATACCTTTAACAAAAGAAAGTATGGAGATTTTAAGATTACCCAAATTAAAGGTAAGTTTTTCTAAAATCTGCATTGTAGGATCAAGCCAACCAATGACATTCAAAGCAACGATAATGAAAACAATCATCGCCAAAAGCTTTGAAATCAAAGGGTTTTTTACCAAGCTAAAAATGGCTCGGATTAAAATCCAATATATGATTAACAACGCCATCACATCAATAATCTGGGATGGCCAATTAATTAATTTATAAATTAAGGTCGCAATACCAAGTTCCAACACCCATAAAATAGCCCAAGAAAATAAATTAATAGTTTCAAAAAGTTTACGGATACTGCCGACTAAATTTTGATTTTGACTTTGGGCTACAATAAATCTACGAAAATAGCTGTTGCCTAAAATAGCTAAGAAAAAAGATGCAATAATTACAGTAATTTGAGCAATGTTATCCCATAAAAAAAACTTGGCATAAAGCCATTCTGTATATTTAAAAAACCATAATTGTAAAGAAGTCCAATCAATAATCATGGGCATTTGTTTATAGTTTCCTTAAAATTTGTATCTTTACCAAAGCATGCCTTAAAATGTATAGTAACAAAATTAACAAAAAACACTACTAGCAAATCATTTCATCCAAAATAAATAATAGGTATAATTTTGTTTGCTTGAAGAATAATCCTTATTTAGAATCTTATTAATAATCATGTCGACATTTTCATCCCCACCTACAAAATTTTCACTTTCTTCTTTTGGTACTGTTAATTGGATTGGTTTTAAAACGCTTTACCTTAAAGAAGTAAGACGATTTATCAATGTTTGGACCCAAACTTTATTAGCACCAGTTATTTCAACATTGCTTTTTCTTGCAATTTTTATTCTCGCCCTTGGTCATAATGAACAAATTGACCAAGTTACATATATTGAATTTTTGGCTCCAGGATTAATCATGATGGCGATGATGCAAAATGCTTTTGTTAATACATCTTCATCTATTTTGTTAGCAAAAATCCAAGGGAATATAGTGGATTTATTAATGCCCCCTTTGCGTCCTATTGAACTTACTTTAGCTTTAGCGCTGGGTGGGCTTACCCGGGGCATTATGGTTGGATTTTTTGTGGGATGCAGTATCGCCTTTGTCAGTCCTTTATCCTTTGCCCATATTTTTTATGTTGTCTTTTACAGTATTATGGCATGTCTTATGTTATCTTTATTGGGTATCATTAGTGGTATTCTTTCTTATAAATTTGACCATTTATCTGCCATTACTAATTTTGTGATTACCCCTTTGTCCTTTCTTTCTGGCACATTTTATTCAACCTCTAAACTTCCAGAATTTTGGCAAAAACTTGCCCATTTTGACCCTTTCTTTTATATGATTGATGGGTTTCGATTTGGTTTTATTGGTCATGCAGATAGTTCTCTTCATATTGGAATTATCATGATAGCATTGGGGAATTTAATTCTTATTATTTGTGTGCATCGACTATTTGTAAAAGGTTATCGGTTAAAAAATTAATATTATGGTCCTTGAATCTAGACAATCTGAACAATCTTCATTTCCATCTTTAATGCCTGTTTATAATCGGGCTAAACTTTCCTTTGACTATGGAAAAGGTGCCTATTTATATAATAAAAATGGGGCATATTTGGATTTTTGTAGCGGTATTGCTGTAACAGCATTTGGTCATAGCCATCCTTATTTGGTGCAAGCATTAACAGATCAAGCACAAAAATTGTGGCATTGTTCAAATCTTTTTGAAATCCCCCTTCAACAAAAATTAGCTGATAAATTAATAAACTTTTCTTTTGCCGATTCTGTTTTTTTTACCAATTCTGGGGTTGAAGCTATCGAATGTGGATTTAAATTAATTAGAAAGTATTTTGATGATCAAGGCGCACCCCACCGTTATCGCATTATCAGTTGTATCAATTCGTTCCATGGCAGAACCCTAGCTGCAATATCCGCCGGTGGGCAAGATAAATATAAACAAGGATATGCCCCTTATGTTGATGGATTTGATCATGTACCGTTTGGTGATAGTGATGCTTTAGCACAAGCAATTACCCCTGAAACAGCCGCCATTTTAATTGAACCAATCCAGGGTGAAGGTGGGATGGCAGCTGCAAGCGAATCTTATTTAAAAACGTTACGTGAAATAGCTAACCAACATAATCTTCTTTTATTTTTTGATGAAATTCAATGTGGTGTAGGGAGAACTGGTCGTTTTTTTGCTTTTGAATGGGCCAATATTAAACCAGATTTAGTTGCCATCGCCAAAGGTATCGGTAGTGGGTTTCCCTTGGGCGCATGTCTTGCCACCCAAAAAATTGCAACCGCTTTTCAACCAGGAAATCATGGCACCACCTTTGGGGGC
Proteins encoded in this region:
- a CDS encoding transcriptional repressor — encoded protein: MSQIEHLALEKSLTMTKPRKIIAHVLSESEDHPDVGTLFHRVSQIDKRISMATIYRTLKLFEEYNILEKHDFRDGRSRYEKRSAQHHDHLIDLSTGGVMEFYDEDLEKLKEKIARKMGYELVDHRLELYALPVNYNKK
- a CDS encoding mechanosensitive ion channel; the encoded protein is MPMIIDWTSLQLWFFKYTEWLYAKFFLWDNIAQITVIIASFFLAILGNSYFRRFIVAQSQNQNLVGSIRKLFETINLFSWAILWVLELGIATLIYKLINWPSQIIDVMALLIIYWILIRAIFSLVKNPLISKLLAMIVFIIVALNVIGWLDPTMQILEKLTFNLGNLKISILSFVKGIISLGCLLWFATVISEILQKRIQKLTTLAPTVQVLIGKLVKVVLVIFAFVFTLSYVGLDLTTLAVFSGAVGVGIGLGLQKLVSNLVSGFILLLDKSIKPGDIIEVGDSFGLISSLGARYVAIRTRRGKEILIPNEDLVTRPVINWSYTDKLLRVEVPFPVAGKSDLHQVIEQAIACAASCSRALRQPKPQCYVIGFGEKYVNLNLQFWINDPHNGVTNVRGEVMLALWDKFREHRISFPFDTGELPGDTAIKSST
- a CDS encoding ABC transporter permease; protein product: MSTFSSPPTKFSLSSFGTVNWIGFKTLYLKEVRRFINVWTQTLLAPVISTLLFLAIFILALGHNEQIDQVTYIEFLAPGLIMMAMMQNAFVNTSSSILLAKIQGNIVDLLMPPLRPIELTLALALGGLTRGIMVGFFVGCSIAFVSPLSFAHIFYVVFYSIMACLMLSLLGIISGILSYKFDHLSAITNFVITPLSFLSGTFYSTSKLPEFWQKLAHFDPFFYMIDGFRFGFIGHADSSLHIGIIMIALGNLILIICVHRLFVKGYRLKN
- a CDS encoding aspartate aminotransferase family protein is translated as MPVYNRAKLSFDYGKGAYLYNKNGAYLDFCSGIAVTAFGHSHPYLVQALTDQAQKLWHCSNLFEIPLQQKLADKLINFSFADSVFFTNSGVEAIECGFKLIRKYFDDQGAPHRYRIISCINSFHGRTLAAISAGGQDKYKQGYAPYVDGFDHVPFGDSDALAQAITPETAAILIEPIQGEGGMAAASESYLKTLREIANQHNLLLFFDEIQCGVGRTGRFFAFEWANIKPDLVAIAKGIGSGFPLGACLATQKIATAFQPGNHGTTFGGNPLAMAVGNAVMDLITANGFLENIQEKSKILFIKLDRLKNKYPHIIMDIKGKGLMLGLKLHVSNTDFVNTLRDNHLLTVTAGDNVVRLLPPLIINDTEIDEAIAIIDATCQQWH